The Pseudomonas syringae KCTC 12500 genome contains the following window.
GATCCAGGTTGGGATCGAGTTTGCGCTGCGCATCGACTTGATCCGGGAAGGCAGCGAAAGTACCGGCCAGTACCGCCGGGCTGTCGACCACCGTGATCACCGCATCGACCGTGCAGGCGTTGCGGATTTCCGGCCATTGAAAAGCCTGGACCAGCGGCTTGGGCAGCGCCAGACCCGAGGTTTCGATCAGGATATGGTCGAGGTCACCACGGCGCGCGACCAGTTCGCGCATGACCGGGAAGAACTCTTCCTGCACGGTGCAGCACAGGCAGCCATTGGCCAGTTCGTACACTCGGCCGTTGGCTTCTTCTTCGGTGCAGCCGATCGTGCACTGCTTGAGGATTTCTCCGTCGATGCCTAGCTCGCCGAACTCATTGACGATGACCGCAATGCGCCGCCCTTCGGCGTTGTCGAGCATGTGCCGCAACAGGGTGGTCTTGCCCGAGCCGAGGAAGCCGGTGACGATGGTGACGGGAAGCTTGGCCAGTGTTTTCATCAGGTGCCCTTTGGCAATGCGGCGGGCAAACAGGACGAGAGCCGCATGCAGGACACGCAGATCGGATCGCCACCGGATCACCCCGCCCGGTTGTAGTGAGAATTCTCCAGGACCGCAGCACGTGTGGCCCGTTCGAGGCAGGTCTCCTGGCTCACGGCGGCGTGCGGCAGACAATGAATAATGTGCCGACACGCATTCATCGCGCCTTCCCGCCGCAGCAGTGGCTGTGCAATGAACATGACCGTTTACAGTTGCGGGGGCAGCTGCGGCATGTACCGCATTCCCGTCTTAGCTCCACTGGGTGATGTTTTACCCGGGGAGAACCTCGAACCAGGGTGTGTAAAAACGTCACGAGCGAAGGCAAGACAAGGCAAAAACAGGCGAAAACGGCCGGGGTCGCGACCGACTCTAGGTGTTCTAAATGAGCATTTTTCGCCTGTTTTTAACGCAGTATTGCCAAGCGCAGTAGTTTTTACACAGCTTGGAACCGGCAAGGCTACGCAGTGACTGCAGACAGGTCAATCGTTCAGATTGACGCTGCCCCGCCGCCCATGGTCTCCTGTGCGCCTTGTTTCGGGTGCCCCTCACGGGGTGAAACGGGAAACCGGTGCGCTCGCGTTGTCGAGCAAGTCCGGTGCTGCCCCCGCAACGGTAAGCGAGAGTAGGTCTGATCCACTGTGCCGCTGGCATGGGAAGGTGACCTTGCAGGCTTTGACGCACTGACGTCCTGGTCCCTCGCGAGCCCGGAGACCGGCCCGATATGCTTGCAATGACAAACCCGCGGTGGGCGGGCGCAGTTGAAACCTCCGGCGTCTGCCGGCAGGTTCTTTTGCGCGTGGCCCACTTGCCGATTACCAACAAGAGGGAACGCCATGTCGACCATCAGCAGCCACGCCGCCGCGCCCAGCTCCACACGCACTCAACGCCTGACAGCCGCCATCAGCGCTGCGCTTCTCGGCGCCTGCCTGGTGTATTTCGCCGGTTTCTCGCACATCGCGGCCGTGCACAACGCGGCACACGATACCCGTCACAGCGCTGCCTTTCCTTGCCATTGAGGGCCTCACAATGTTCAAGCGAATCGCCTACACCGCAGGTTTCACCGGCCTGCTCGCCGCCCTGTTGCTGACGCTGCTGCAAAGCCTGTGGGTGGTGCCGCTGATCCAGCAGGCCGAGACCTACGAAAACGCACCTGCCGAGCAACTGCATCAGCACGCGGAGGGCGCGATGGCCGAACACAGCCATGCCCATGACGAAGCGGCCTGGGAGCCCGAAAACGGCTGGCAGCGTGTGCTGTCCACCACTGGCGGTAACCTGGTGGTCGCGGTGGGCTTCGCCCTGATGCTTGCCGGGCTTTACACCCTGCGGGCGCCGGGGCGCACCGTGCAAGGCGCATGGTGGGGGCTGGCCGGTTTTGCCGTGTTCGTGCTGGCCCCGACCCTTGGGCTGCCACCCGAACTGCCAGGCACAGCCGCCGCCGAGCTGAGTCAGCGGCAACTGTGGTGGCTCGGCGCTGCCGCGTCGACTGCCGCCGGGCTGGCCTTGCTGGTGTTCGGTCAGAACTGGCTGCTCAAAGCGCTGGGTGTGGCGATTCTGCTGGTCCCGCATGTGCTTGGCGCGCCACAGCCGCTGGTCCATGAAAGCCTGGCTCCCGAAGCTCTGGAATCGCAGTTCATGATTGCCTCGCTGCTGACCAACGCGCTGTTCTGGGTCGCGCTGGGGTTGATCAGTGCCTGGCTGTTCCGCAGAAACGACGTGCACACCGCCAATGTCGACCTGCATCAGGCCTGATCCAGCGACCCTTCAACCCGGCGCACCTCTGGTTGCCGGGCTGGGCTGTCGGCGCGGCTGCTCGGCTGCGCTGTTGCGCGATCTGCTCGAGCAGAGCCTGCAGGCACTTGAGCTGGACATTGGCCGGGTGACCGCGCTGGCGTCCATCGACCTGAAAGAAACCGAGCCCGGCCTGCTTGAGCTGGCCGGGCAACTGGCTGTGCCACTGGTGTGCTTCAACGCCGCGCAACTGGTGGCGTGGGAACAGCACCTCACGCACCGTTCTGCGCAGGTGTTCCAGAACACGGGCTGTCATGGCGTCGCCGAGGGCTCGGCCCTGGCACTGGCGGCGCAACTGGGCGACGGTACGGCCACCCTGCTGATCGAACGGCAGAAAAGCGCGCAGGCCACATTTGCCTTGGCAATCAGCCCTGCGCACAGCGGATAATCTCCCCGCGCTCACTCACCCCGGAGAATTCATTGACTGTCTATTTTATCGGCGCAGGCCCTGGCGATCCGGAGCTGATCACCGTCAAGGGCCAACGCCTGATTCGCAGCTGCCCGGTCATTATCTACGCAGGCTCGCTGGTGCCCTCGCCGTGCTGGAAGGTCATCAGGCCGTGCAGGTGACCAACAGCGCCGAACTGCATCTGGAGCAGATCATCGAGCTGATCACGCGCGCGCACGCACAGGGCCAGGATGTGGCGCGCTGTGCATTCCGGAGACCCGAGCCTGTATGGCGCTATCGGCGAGCAGATCCGCCATCTGCGCGAATTGGGCATTCCGTTCGAAATCATTCCGGGGGTGACCGCGACCGCTGCCTGCGCCGCGTTGCTGGGCGTCGAGCTGACCCTGCCGGACGTTTCGCAGAGCGTGATTCTGACCCGCTATGCCGACAAGACCTCAATGCCAGCGGCCGAGGGAACTGGCCAGTCTGGCCAGCCATCGGGCAACCATGGCGATTCACTGGGGGTGAACAACCTGCAGCGGATCGTCGAGGAGCTCATGCCACATTACGGTGCCGACTGCCCGATTGCCGTGGTGCATCGCGCCAGCTGGCCGGATCAGGACTGGGCCGTTTGGCACGCTGGCAGATATTCAGGAAAAGGTACAGGCCAAGGGCTTTCGCCGTACGGCGCTGATTCTGGTCGGACGTGTACTTGCCGATGACACCTTCAGCGAGTCCTCGCTTTACCGCGCCGGGCATAGCCACCTGTTCAGGCCGGTGTAGTCAGTACCGCCATGGTGATCGCAGTAATGAGCGGCGACGCATGGCGTGATGAAAAGCGTGCCAACGCTGGGCTGGCACGCTGATCGGTATTGCCCTCCTCAGGCAGCCGCCTCATACAGCTTCGGCGCGGCCACTTCGCCGCTTTCCAGGCTCTTGCGCAGAATATCGGCCTGCACGGCAGCCGCTTTCATGGCGCTTTCCTTGATGTAGCCATAGCCGCGAATGCGTTCCGGCAGGCGTGCCAGACTCAAGGCGGTGTGGCGATTCTGCGCCTGAAGGTGTTGCAGGATCAGTTCGATATCGCTGACATAGCGTCAATCAGCGCCCTCTCCTGCTGACGTTCGAGACTGCGACCGAACGGATCGAGCGCCGTGCCACGGAGGAATTTGAACGTCGCCAGCACGTCGAACGCGCGCAGCATCCACGGGCCAAAACTACGTTTGCGCGGCAGGCCATTGTGCGGATCGCGCTTGGCCAGCCACGACGGTGCCAAGTGAAACTCCAGTCGATAGTCACCCTCGAACTGCGCTTGCAACTGGCGGGTAAACTCGCCGTTGCTGTACAGCCGCGGCCACTTCGTATTCGTCTTTATAGGCCAGCAATTTGAAGTAATTGAATGCCACGGCCTCGGTCAGCGTCGGCTGCTGGCCAGGGAACGCGCGCGATTCGCTGTCGCGTACGCGTTGCACCAATGCCAGATAGCGCTTGGCGTAGGCGGCGCTCTGATACTGCTTCGAAGGTATCGACATTGCTCTGGATGCGTTGATCAAGATCATTGGCTGCGGCTCGCTGACCTTGTTTTGCGGGTTGACGAAGGCCTCCACAGCGGCAGGATCATGCGCAGTACGACGCCCCCAGAGAAACGCCTGCTGATTCAGATTGACCGCTACGCCGTTGAGTTCGATGGCCTTCTCGATGGCCGCCGAGGTCAATGGAATCAGGCCCAGCTGAAACGCATAGCCGAGCATGAACAGGTTGCTGGCGATGCTGTCGCCCATCAGTCGAGTAGCCAGTGATGTGGCTTCGACAAAGTGGGTCTTCGCCGCGCCGACCGCCTCAATGATGGTCTGCTTCATGGCTTCGGCCGGAAACACGGCATCCGGATTGCGCGTGAACTCGGCGGTCGGTGTTTGCTGGCTGTTGACCACCGCATGGGAAATCTTGCTATCGAGCTTGGCGATCGCGTCCGGGCCGGCAGCCACCAGCAAGTCACAGCCGAGCAGCAGGTGCGCTTCACCGGCGGCGATACGCACGGCAAACAGATCCTCCTGGCGCGCGGCAATGCGGATATGGCTGACCACCGGACCGAATTTCTGTGCCAGACCGGCCTGATCGAGCACGCTGCAGCCCTTGCCCTCCAGATTCGCGGCATAGCCCAGCATCGCGCCGACGGTGGTCACCCCAGTGCCGCCGACACCCGGCAGGAGAATATTGAACGGCCTGTCGAGCGACGGCAGTGCCGGTTCCGGCAGACGCGCGAATGCTTCGACCTGCTTGGGCAACGCAGGCTTGCGCAGTTTGCCGCCATGCACGGTGACGAAGCTCGGGCAGAAACCCTCGACGCAGCTGAAATCCTTGTTGCACGCGCTTTGATCGATTTCGCGCTTGCGCCCCTGCGCCGTTTCCTTGGGCAGTACAGACAGGCACCCGGATTTGACCCCGCAATCGCCGCAACCCTCGCACACCGCCGGGTTGATCAACGCGCGCTTTTCCAGGTCAGGCATGGTGCCGCGCTTGCGACGGCGGCGCTTTTCAGTGGCGCAGGTCTGGTCGTAGATGATGACCGACACGCCTTTGAACTCGCGTAACTCGCGCTGCACGCTGTCCAGATCGCGCCGATGATGAAAGGTGGTAATCGGTGCGAAGTCTTCACGATTCGGGTACTTGTCCGGCTCGTCGGAAACCAGCGCGATGCGGTGCACGCCTTCGTTGAATACCTGACGACTCAGTTGATCGACGCGCAGCACGCCGTCGATCGGCTGGCCACCCGTCATGGCCACCGCATCGTTGTAGAGAATCTTGTAAGTAATGTTGACCTTGGACGCCAC
Protein-coding sequences here:
- a CDS encoding CbtB domain-containing protein; the protein is MSTISSHAAAPSSTRTQRLTAAISAALLGACLVYFAGFSHIAAVHNAAHDTRHSAAFPCH
- a CDS encoding CbtA family protein, giving the protein MFKRIAYTAGFTGLLAALLLTLLQSLWVVPLIQQAETYENAPAEQLHQHAEGAMAEHSHAHDEAAWEPENGWQRVLSTTGGNLVVAVGFALMLAGLYTLRAPGRTVQGAWWGLAGFAVFVLAPTLGLPPELPGTAAAELSQRQLWWLGAAASTAAGLALLVFGQNWLLKALGVAILLVPHVLGAPQPLVHESLAPEALESQFMIASLLTNALFWVALGLISAWLFRRNDVHTANVDLHQA
- a CDS encoding cobalamin biosynthesis protein, whose protein sequence is MSTCIRPDPATLQPGAPLVAGLGCRRGCSAALLRDLLEQSLQALELDIGRVTALASIDLKETEPGLLELAGQLAVPLVCFNAAQLVAWEQHLTHRSAQVFQNTGCHGVAEGSALALAAQLGDGTATLLIERQKSAQATFALAISPAHSG